A single genomic interval of Alistipes provencensis harbors:
- a CDS encoding ATP-binding protein: MKESKFVKAKMVAGYVLLIAVCVLAVGYVYRVAVRFSAPDSSYTLLQTKRSAVNRTLYHLYQAESYGQLMIAGYQSYEARYKRELRTVRGCIDSLRSLADDRDSLQTMRLDSITRLLADKERRTMSLRRSIRAGSTASLLDKNIRDLIGPQQGIVADTTPFRRVVKQDTTAVPRARRRFFQRLGDLFSPPKEDSSVVISRRELVAPVVPAGSVKDTITLVLRALQDSVTSNRLDIYDHAWQEGLRLSYSNELVNTKIYRLIMDFEAEDTEFLMRRIEQTEAFRRRSSRVLGGVAIGAVVLMLLFVGMLWRDISRSNRYRRELEQANRDKEALLAAREKLMLAITHDIKAPLGSVMGYIDLLSRLTADKRQELYLHNMKDSSEHLLALVNSLLDFYRLDINKIEVNRVAFSPAQLFETIRAGFAAAAAAKGLELRLETGPDAARTVMGDAFHIRQIADNLISNALKFTNEGSVTLRADVRQGRLVFSVRDTGRGIGREEKERIFGEFVRLSSAQGVDGFGLGLSIVDRLVKLLEGTISLESRLGEGSKFIVSVPVGEAGPAAVPPEVQEPASPQPGLRVLLVDDDPLQLEMTAAMCRRAGIGAECCQYPEYAARLVADGRFDLVLTDIQMPSADGFSVLAAVHGVDPALCVVAVSARGELDAADFTARGFAGCLRKPFTYSELVAVVRAVCGGAVAEGDEPPVPASGTNFDPLTVYAGDDAGAARNILASFAEQTAANVRELEKAVGSGDATAVRALSHKMLPIFTMLGAAEVADILRRAENHEGPLTDTLCGELRAAVEKIRAIVAEAEKTITL, encoded by the coding sequence GTGAAGGAGTCGAAATTCGTCAAGGCGAAGATGGTCGCAGGCTATGTCCTGCTGATCGCGGTCTGTGTGCTCGCGGTGGGCTATGTCTACCGTGTGGCGGTCCGTTTTTCCGCTCCCGACAGCAGTTACACGCTGTTGCAGACCAAGCGCAGCGCCGTAAACCGGACCCTTTACCACCTCTATCAGGCCGAAAGTTACGGCCAGTTGATGATCGCCGGCTACCAGTCCTACGAGGCGCGTTACAAACGCGAATTGCGTACCGTGAGGGGCTGCATCGACTCGCTGCGGTCGCTGGCCGACGACCGGGATTCGTTGCAGACGATGCGTCTGGACAGCATCACGCGGCTGTTGGCCGACAAGGAGCGGCGCACGATGAGCCTGCGGCGTTCGATCCGCGCCGGGTCCACGGCCAGCCTGCTGGACAAGAACATCCGTGACCTGATCGGTCCCCAGCAGGGGATTGTGGCCGATACGACGCCGTTCCGCCGCGTCGTGAAGCAGGACACGACGGCCGTGCCGCGGGCCCGGCGGCGTTTCTTCCAGCGGCTGGGCGACCTGTTCAGCCCGCCGAAAGAGGATTCGAGCGTGGTGATCTCCCGCCGCGAACTGGTAGCCCCCGTGGTGCCCGCCGGATCGGTGAAGGACACCATCACGCTGGTGCTGAGGGCCCTGCAGGACAGCGTCACGAGCAACCGTCTGGACATCTACGACCATGCATGGCAGGAGGGACTGCGGCTGAGTTACAGCAACGAGCTGGTCAATACGAAGATATATCGTCTTATCATGGACTTCGAGGCCGAGGACACGGAGTTCCTGATGCGGCGCATCGAGCAGACGGAGGCTTTCCGCCGGCGGTCGTCGCGCGTGCTGGGCGGCGTGGCCATCGGGGCCGTGGTGCTCATGCTGTTGTTCGTCGGAATGCTCTGGCGCGACATCAGCCGCAGCAACCGCTACCGCCGGGAGCTGGAGCAGGCCAACCGCGACAAGGAGGCGCTACTGGCCGCCCGCGAGAAGCTGATGCTGGCCATCACGCACGACATCAAGGCTCCGCTGGGGTCGGTGATGGGTTACATCGACCTGCTGTCGCGGCTGACCGCCGACAAGCGGCAGGAACTCTACCTGCACAACATGAAAGACTCTTCCGAACACCTGCTGGCGCTGGTCAACAGTCTGTTGGATTTCTACCGGCTGGATATCAACAAGATCGAGGTGAACCGGGTGGCCTTCAGCCCGGCGCAGTTGTTCGAGACCATTCGGGCGGGGTTTGCCGCCGCCGCAGCGGCCAAAGGGCTGGAACTGCGGCTGGAAACGGGGCCGGATGCCGCGCGGACGGTCATGGGCGATGCTTTCCACATCCGCCAGATCGCCGACAACCTGATCTCCAATGCGTTGAAATTTACGAACGAAGGTTCCGTGACGCTCCGCGCGGACGTCCGGCAGGGACGGCTGGTCTTCTCGGTCCGCGATACGGGCCGCGGCATCGGCCGCGAGGAGAAGGAACGGATTTTCGGGGAGTTCGTGCGGCTGAGTTCGGCGCAGGGCGTTGACGGGTTCGGACTGGGGCTGTCGATCGTCGACCGTCTCGTGAAGCTGTTGGAGGGGACTATTTCGCTCGAAAGCCGTCTCGGTGAGGGGAGCAAATTCATCGTGTCGGTGCCCGTCGGGGAGGCCGGACCTGCGGCGGTGCCCCCGGAGGTGCAGGAACCGGCTTCGCCTCAGCCGGGACTGCGGGTGCTGTTGGTCGACGACGACCCGTTGCAGTTGGAGATGACCGCCGCGATGTGCCGCCGGGCGGGGATCGGCGCCGAGTGCTGCCAGTATCCCGAATATGCCGCCAGACTGGTCGCCGACGGGCGGTTCGATTTGGTGCTGACCGATATACAGATGCCTTCGGCCGACGGATTCAGCGTGCTGGCGGCCGTGCATGGAGTCGATCCCGCGTTGTGCGTGGTCGCCGTGTCGGCCCGCGGGGAGCTGGATGCTGCGGATTTTACGGCCCGCGGATTTGCGGGATGCCTTCGCAAACCGTTCACCTACAGCGAACTGGTCGCCGTGGTCCGTGCGGTCTGCGGCGGGGCGGTTGCGGAAGGGGACGAACCGCCGGTTCCGGCGTCGGGGACGAATTTCGACCCCCTGACGGTCTATGCGGGGGACGATGCCGGTGCGGCGCGGAATATTCTGGCCTCTTTCGCCGAACAGACTGCGGCCAATGTCCGGGAGCTCGAAAAGGCGGTCGGAAGCGGCGATGCGACAGCGGTAAGGGCCCTGTCGCACAAGATGCTGCCGATCTTCACGATGCTCGGTGCGGCGGAAGTCGCCGACATCCTGCGCCGGGCCGAGAACCACGAAGGGCCCCTGACCGACACGCTGTGCGGTGAATTGCGCGCGGCGGTCGAAAAAATCCGCGCGATTGTCGCGGAAGCTGAAAAAACGATAACTTTGTAG
- a CDS encoding ABC transporter ATP-binding protein, with translation MDLLTVEHVTKRYASHTALDDVSLAIPQGSVYGLLGPNGAGKTTLIRIINRITAPDSGRVLFGDREIAPEDVYRIGYLPEERGLYKKMKVGEQAVFFARLKGLSRREAVVRLKEWFIRFGIQDWWDKKVEELSKGMAQKVQFIVTVLHEPKLLIFDEPFSGFDPINANLLKDEILGLRDKGATVIFSTHNMSSVEEICDHITLINKSRNILSGKVDDIRRRHGSNIFEVAYRGDEAVLRQAVAGRCEILDGTQEESVYRMIKLHVDNDAEVRGVISAVNEAVELRSFREIIPSMNDIFIRAVNGKL, from the coding sequence ATGGATTTACTCACAGTAGAACACGTCACCAAACGCTATGCCTCGCACACGGCGCTCGACGACGTATCGCTCGCCATCCCCCAAGGCTCGGTCTACGGACTGCTGGGCCCCAACGGAGCGGGCAAAACGACCCTGATACGCATCATCAACCGCATCACGGCGCCCGATTCGGGCCGCGTGCTGTTCGGCGACCGCGAAATCGCCCCGGAAGATGTCTACCGCATCGGCTATCTCCCCGAGGAGCGCGGCCTCTATAAAAAGATGAAGGTGGGCGAACAGGCCGTCTTCTTCGCCCGCCTCAAGGGACTTTCGCGCCGCGAAGCCGTCGTGCGGCTGAAGGAGTGGTTCATCCGGTTCGGCATTCAGGACTGGTGGGACAAGAAGGTCGAGGAGCTCTCGAAGGGCATGGCCCAGAAGGTGCAGTTCATCGTCACGGTGCTCCACGAACCCAAACTGCTGATCTTCGACGAACCCTTCTCGGGATTCGACCCCATCAACGCCAACCTGCTGAAAGACGAGATACTGGGACTGCGCGACAAGGGGGCTACGGTCATCTTCTCGACGCACAACATGTCCTCCGTGGAGGAGATCTGCGACCACATCACGCTCATCAACAAGTCGCGCAACATCCTCTCGGGCAAGGTCGACGACATCCGCCGCCGTCACGGGTCGAACATCTTCGAAGTGGCCTACCGGGGTGACGAAGCCGTCCTGCGGCAGGCCGTCGCCGGACGCTGCGAGATACTCGACGGGACACAGGAGGAGTCGGTCTACCGGATGATCAAGCTCCACGTCGACAACGACGCCGAGGTGCGCGGGGTGATTTCGGCCGTCAACGAAGCCGTCGAACTGCGCTCGTTCCGCGAGATCATCCCCTCGATGAACGACATTTTCATAAGGGCCGTCAACGGCAAACTCTAA
- a CDS encoding ABC transporter permease — translation MSNISIIIQREFNERVRKKSFIITTLLMPLLMIALMAAPALIMQFSRGDEKVIAVIDESGLIAPKLESDEEVRFEATELPTEEARRELTEKFGVLWIGGDILENPNNVRLYANSSSSLSLESNITGQIERILEAEKLKAYNIENLSQILEQVKTKVNMQTFRNDKSQEEDTQAQSSAVATGVGYVLGFILYMFLLIYGSMVMQSVIEEKNNRVLEVMVSSVRPFDLMMGKILGVASVAIVQVLIWGVLIAGVGALVMPHLMPEDVMAGAQAMQQGMPDAASMTDMNPEMLQAVAAMTDLGYIVKIFASLLLFVFGGYLLYSAMFAAVGSAVDNVQDASQLQMPITLPIILALLMMFVVIRDPNSQMAFWFSIIPFTSPIVMMARIPYDIPLWEIVLSLVVLYGSFVGMVWVASKIYRVGIFMYGKKPSLKELFKWIRYKY, via the coding sequence ATGTCCAACATATCCATCATTATCCAGCGCGAGTTCAACGAGCGCGTACGCAAGAAATCCTTCATCATCACCACGCTGCTGATGCCGCTGCTGATGATCGCCCTGATGGCCGCCCCGGCGCTCATCATGCAGTTCTCGCGGGGCGACGAGAAAGTCATCGCCGTCATCGACGAGAGCGGCCTGATAGCCCCGAAGCTCGAAAGCGACGAGGAGGTCCGCTTCGAAGCCACGGAACTTCCGACCGAGGAGGCCCGCAGGGAGCTGACCGAAAAGTTCGGCGTGCTCTGGATCGGCGGCGACATTCTGGAAAATCCCAACAACGTCCGCCTCTACGCCAACTCCTCGTCGTCGCTCTCCCTCGAAAGCAACATCACGGGGCAGATCGAGCGCATCCTCGAGGCCGAGAAACTCAAGGCCTACAACATCGAAAACCTCTCGCAGATTCTCGAACAGGTCAAAACCAAGGTCAATATGCAGACCTTCCGCAACGACAAGTCGCAGGAGGAGGACACGCAGGCGCAGTCGTCGGCCGTGGCCACGGGCGTGGGCTATGTGCTGGGATTCATTCTCTACATGTTCCTGCTGATCTACGGCTCGATGGTCATGCAGTCGGTGATCGAGGAGAAGAACAACCGCGTACTGGAGGTGATGGTCTCGTCGGTCCGCCCGTTCGACCTGATGATGGGCAAAATCCTCGGCGTGGCCTCGGTGGCCATCGTGCAGGTGCTGATCTGGGGCGTGCTGATCGCCGGAGTCGGGGCCCTCGTGATGCCCCACCTGATGCCCGAAGACGTGATGGCGGGCGCCCAAGCCATGCAGCAGGGTATGCCCGACGCAGCTTCGATGACCGACATGAACCCCGAAATGCTGCAGGCCGTGGCCGCCATGACCGATCTGGGCTATATCGTCAAGATTTTCGCCAGTCTGCTGCTGTTCGTCTTCGGCGGCTACCTGCTCTACTCGGCGATGTTCGCCGCCGTGGGCTCGGCCGTGGACAACGTGCAGGACGCCTCGCAACTGCAAATGCCCATCACGCTGCCGATTATTCTGGCCCTGCTGATGATGTTCGTCGTCATCCGCGACCCCAATTCGCAGATGGCCTTCTGGTTCTCGATCATCCCGTTCACCTCGCCGATCGTCATGATGGCCCGCATCCCCTACGACATTCCGCTGTGGGAGATCGTCCTCTCGCTCGTGGTGCTCTACGGCTCGTTCGTGGGCATGGTGTGGGTCGCCTCGAAGATCTACCGCGTGGGTATCTTCATGTACGGCAAAAAACCGTCGCTCAAAGAGCTGTTCAAATGGATTCGGTACAAGTATTGA
- a CDS encoding phosphoglycerate kinase, whose product MISIDNYDFKGKRAIIRVDFNVPLNEKGEVTDDTRIRAAMPTVKKVLAGGGSVILMSHMGRPKKNPDPKYSLEQIVPAVEKNLGVKVLFAGDCIGEKAAEMAKNLKPGQVMLLENLRFYAEEEGKPRGLAEDATKEEKDAAKKALKEGPQKEFVKKLASYADCYINDAFGTAHRKHASTYLIAKQFPNDKMFGYLMEKEVKAISSLMEAPAHPFCAIIGGSKVSSKIGVIKALIEKVDSIVIGGGMTYTFAAAQGGKVGDSICEPDMFPVALEILELAKKKGVELVMSPDALIADAFSADANTKEAPANDIPDGWEGLDIGSEGKKVFRDHILSCKTILWNGPVGVFEIDKFATGSKEVALAIAEATKKGAYSLIGGGDSVACINKFGLADQVSYISTGGGALLEYIEFGDLPGVAAIRE is encoded by the coding sequence ATGATCTCGATCGACAACTACGATTTCAAAGGCAAACGCGCGATCATCCGCGTGGATTTCAACGTGCCCCTCAACGAGAAGGGCGAAGTGACCGACGACACGCGCATCCGCGCCGCCATGCCCACCGTCAAGAAGGTGCTCGCCGGCGGCGGTTCGGTGATCCTGATGTCGCACATGGGACGCCCCAAGAAGAACCCCGATCCCAAGTATTCGCTCGAGCAGATCGTTCCCGCCGTCGAGAAGAACCTCGGCGTGAAGGTCCTCTTCGCCGGCGACTGCATCGGTGAGAAGGCCGCCGAAATGGCCAAGAACCTCAAACCCGGACAGGTCATGCTGCTCGAAAACCTGCGTTTCTACGCCGAGGAGGAGGGCAAGCCCCGCGGTCTGGCCGAAGACGCCACCAAGGAGGAGAAGGACGCCGCCAAGAAAGCCCTGAAAGAGGGTCCGCAGAAGGAGTTCGTCAAGAAGCTCGCTTCGTATGCCGACTGCTACATCAACGACGCGTTCGGCACGGCCCACCGCAAGCACGCCTCGACCTATCTGATCGCCAAGCAGTTCCCCAACGACAAGATGTTCGGCTACCTGATGGAGAAAGAGGTGAAGGCCATCTCCTCGCTGATGGAGGCCCCGGCACATCCGTTCTGCGCCATCATCGGCGGTTCGAAAGTGTCGTCGAAGATCGGCGTCATCAAGGCCCTGATCGAGAAGGTCGATTCGATCGTCATCGGCGGCGGCATGACCTACACCTTCGCAGCCGCACAGGGCGGCAAGGTCGGCGACTCGATCTGCGAGCCCGACATGTTCCCCGTAGCGCTCGAGATCCTCGAGCTGGCCAAAAAGAAGGGCGTAGAGCTGGTGATGTCCCCCGACGCACTGATCGCCGACGCATTCTCGGCCGACGCCAACACCAAGGAGGCTCCGGCCAACGACATTCCCGACGGCTGGGAAGGTCTGGACATCGGCTCGGAAGGCAAGAAGGTCTTCCGCGACCACATCCTGAGCTGCAAGACCATCCTCTGGAACGGCCCCGTGGGCGTGTTCGAGATCGACAAGTTCGCAACCGGCTCGAAGGAGGTGGCGCTGGCCATCGCCGAAGCCACCAAGAAGGGCGCCTACTCGCTCATCGGCGGCGGCGACTCGGTAGCCTGCATCAACAAGTTCGGTCTGGCCGATCAGGTATCGTATATCTCGACGGGCGGCGGCGCGCTGCTCGAATACATCGAGTTCGGCGACCTGCCCGGCGTTGCGGCTATCCGCGAGTAA
- a CDS encoding M13 family metallopeptidase: protein MKKIILFAATMACMTACQNTPKTPAIDMANFDLSIAPNADFYEYATGGWQKNNPLKPEYSRYGSFDILRDNNETRINELFSGMTKQTAQPGSVEQKISDLYKMGLDSVRLNAEGAAPIKAAVEEILALGDRAQLTAAVAKLHTSIANPFFGIGVQSDLMNSDINALYASQPSLMMGDRDYYLDAENESIRTAYKEYLGKIFRLAGVPEADIEKAVAGVMSIETKLAEKNWSSVELRNIPAMYNPTSKADFEKAYDAIDWAEYYKTMGIGDFEQIIVTTPSALANANSLMKTAPLDDIRYYLAAQYIDAATSYLSDDFINASFDFYGRAMSGKQEQKPRWKRAMSVPNSTLGEAVGEMYVAKYFPEKDKVRMMEMVKNLQTALSQHIAGLDWMSDATKAKAQEKLSAFTVKIGYPDKWKDYSTLAIDPSKSYWENIVEANKWYTADNIAELGKPVDKDEWHMTPQTVNAYYNPTTNEICFPAAILQPPFYNPDADDAVNYGAIGVVIGHEMTHGFDDQGRNFDKDGNMNNWWTEEDAAAFKAKTEILVKQFDAIEVLPAKDGQPAVFANGALCLGENIADQGGLRVARTAYRNSLEGKEAPAPIDGFTPEQRFYLGYATLWAQNIRDEEIARLTKLDVHSLGKWRVNASLRNLQDFYDAFSITDGAMFMPEEERVIIW from the coding sequence ATGAAAAAAATTATTCTCTTCGCAGCAACAATGGCCTGTATGACAGCCTGCCAGAATACCCCGAAGACCCCGGCGATCGACATGGCCAACTTCGATCTTTCGATAGCCCCCAACGCCGACTTCTACGAGTACGCCACAGGCGGCTGGCAGAAGAACAACCCCCTGAAACCCGAATATTCGCGTTACGGATCGTTCGACATCCTGCGCGACAACAACGAGACGCGCATCAACGAGCTCTTCTCCGGCATGACCAAGCAGACGGCACAGCCGGGAAGCGTCGAGCAGAAGATCTCGGACCTCTACAAAATGGGCCTCGACTCGGTGCGCCTGAACGCCGAGGGCGCCGCCCCGATCAAGGCCGCCGTGGAGGAGATCCTCGCGCTCGGCGACCGTGCGCAACTGACCGCCGCCGTAGCCAAGCTCCACACCTCGATCGCCAACCCGTTCTTCGGCATAGGTGTGCAGTCCGACCTGATGAACAGCGACATCAACGCCCTCTACGCTTCGCAGCCGAGCCTGATGATGGGTGACCGCGACTACTACCTCGACGCCGAGAACGAGTCGATCCGCACCGCCTACAAGGAGTATCTGGGTAAGATTTTCCGGCTGGCAGGCGTTCCGGAGGCCGACATCGAGAAGGCCGTCGCCGGCGTGATGTCGATCGAGACGAAACTCGCCGAGAAGAACTGGTCGAGCGTCGAGCTGCGCAACATCCCCGCCATGTACAACCCCACGTCCAAGGCCGATTTCGAGAAGGCTTACGACGCCATCGACTGGGCCGAATACTACAAGACAATGGGCATCGGCGATTTCGAACAGATCATCGTGACGACCCCCTCGGCGCTGGCCAACGCCAACTCTCTGATGAAGACCGCTCCGCTGGACGACATCCGTTACTATCTGGCCGCACAGTACATCGACGCCGCGACCAGCTACCTGAGCGACGACTTCATCAACGCTTCGTTCGACTTCTACGGACGCGCCATGTCGGGCAAGCAGGAGCAGAAGCCCCGCTGGAAGCGCGCCATGTCGGTGCCCAACAGCACCCTCGGCGAAGCTGTCGGCGAGATGTATGTCGCCAAGTATTTCCCCGAGAAGGACAAGGTCCGCATGATGGAGATGGTCAAGAACCTGCAGACGGCGCTTTCGCAGCACATCGCCGGTCTCGACTGGATGTCCGACGCCACCAAGGCCAAGGCACAGGAGAAGCTCTCGGCATTCACCGTGAAGATCGGCTATCCCGACAAGTGGAAGGATTATTCGACGCTCGCGATCGACCCCTCGAAGAGCTACTGGGAGAACATCGTCGAGGCCAACAAGTGGTACACGGCCGACAACATCGCCGAGCTGGGCAAACCCGTGGATAAGGACGAGTGGCACATGACCCCGCAGACGGTCAACGCCTACTACAACCCCACGACCAACGAGATCTGTTTCCCGGCCGCCATTCTCCAGCCGCCGTTCTACAACCCCGATGCCGACGACGCCGTCAACTACGGAGCCATCGGCGTGGTGATCGGCCACGAGATGACCCACGGATTCGACGACCAAGGCCGCAACTTCGACAAGGACGGCAACATGAACAACTGGTGGACCGAAGAGGATGCCGCCGCGTTCAAGGCCAAAACGGAGATTCTGGTCAAGCAGTTCGACGCCATCGAGGTGCTTCCCGCCAAGGATGGCCAGCCCGCGGTATTCGCCAACGGCGCCCTCTGTCTGGGCGAGAACATCGCCGACCAAGGCGGTCTGCGCGTAGCCCGCACGGCTTACCGCAACTCGCTCGAAGGCAAGGAGGCTCCCGCCCCGATCGACGGTTTCACCCCCGAACAGCGTTTCTATCTGGGTTACGCCACGCTGTGGGCCCAGAACATCCGCGACGAGGAGATCGCCCGCCTCACGAAACTCGACGTACACTCGCTGGGCAAATGGCGCGTAAACGCCTCGCTGCGCAACCTGCAGGACTTCTACGACGCCTTTTCGATCACCGACGGCGCGATGTTCATGCCCGAAGAAGAGCGCGTCATCATCTGGTAA
- a CDS encoding patatin-like phospholipase family protein — translation MLRKIGSFVLTLLLAALPASAQKVGVVMSGGGAKGLYHIGVLEALEQNGVPIDYVAGTSMGSIIAAMYAAGYSPAEMRAIVSSGVVREWVSGRIDPNRYMAYYRQLGNNPGFLSMRIDVEGPAGKRLRAPRNLISSTQIDMALTELFAPATAAADGDFDRLMVPFLCVASDMNSRGPVVMRRGDLSEAVRSSMSIPLVFRPMKVDSMLLFDGGIYDNFPWKPLDRDFRPDLIVGSICTEGNTPPSERNNIMDQAFMLAMHETDYTLPEDRSITIRRAVDVNMLDFDQAEAIMDAGYEDAMAAMPQLLEKVGERRDSAYYAERREAFRKRCPPLVFNDYKLEGLKRAQREYIRDFVQVDRRTPGIQRPMGFEELKDNLFEVLAGGEFTMGFPVVRYDSVRKGYSFEARFGTRPNFKITVGGNISSTAFNQAYIGINHHWIGRVSQQLGADLYLGPIYTWGAVGGRTDFYAWKPIFLDYSYNFAVRNFRHGYFGNVTKVRNAEQVKNSESFFSTAAGLPLTHRSVFTLRANAGHVNYRYDSDVLFADDTDHSRFSFFGLRAGIARNTLDKFLYPRRGSDLQLSAIFVTGRDKYQPYDSGRFISREGRQWFGGRFTWDKFFDVPGCNWFSFGFNVDAVLTNHPSFLTESATLMSMPDYAPVSHMRMVYMPDYRARRFVAGGLMPTFDLMPNFFFRTGFYAMYRDKRDFNPLGEPDRRWHYVAEASFVYHTPIGPVSLALTKYEVQNWKNMYLTFNFGYAIFAPKGTFY, via the coding sequence ATGTTGCGTAAAATCGGCTCATTTGTCCTGACGCTCCTGCTGGCCGCGCTCCCCGCCTCGGCCCAGAAGGTCGGGGTCGTGATGAGCGGCGGCGGCGCGAAGGGGCTTTACCATATCGGCGTTCTGGAGGCGCTCGAGCAGAACGGCGTGCCGATCGATTATGTGGCCGGAACCTCGATGGGCTCGATCATCGCGGCCATGTACGCCGCAGGATACTCCCCGGCGGAGATGCGGGCGATCGTCAGCTCCGGCGTGGTCCGCGAGTGGGTCTCGGGGCGCATCGACCCCAACCGCTACATGGCCTATTACCGGCAGTTGGGCAATAATCCCGGCTTCCTGAGCATGCGCATCGACGTCGAAGGACCCGCCGGGAAGCGGCTGCGGGCCCCCCGGAACCTGATCTCCTCGACGCAGATCGACATGGCTCTCACGGAGCTGTTCGCCCCGGCGACAGCCGCCGCGGACGGCGATTTTGACCGCCTGATGGTCCCGTTCCTCTGCGTGGCCAGCGACATGAACAGCCGCGGGCCGGTGGTGATGCGCCGCGGCGATCTGAGCGAGGCGGTCCGCTCGTCGATGTCCATCCCGTTGGTTTTCAGACCGATGAAAGTCGATTCGATGCTGCTCTTCGACGGCGGTATTTACGATAACTTCCCTTGGAAGCCCCTCGACCGGGATTTCCGGCCCGACCTGATCGTCGGGTCGATCTGCACCGAGGGTAACACCCCGCCCAGCGAGCGGAACAACATCATGGATCAGGCCTTCATGCTGGCGATGCACGAAACCGACTATACGCTGCCCGAAGATCGCAGCATCACGATCCGCCGCGCCGTGGATGTCAACATGCTCGACTTCGATCAGGCCGAAGCGATCATGGATGCGGGTTACGAGGACGCCATGGCGGCGATGCCGCAACTGCTCGAAAAGGTCGGGGAGCGGCGCGACTCGGCATACTATGCAGAGCGCCGCGAGGCGTTCCGCAAGAGGTGCCCGCCGCTGGTTTTCAACGACTACAAACTCGAAGGGCTGAAACGCGCCCAACGGGAATATATCCGCGATTTCGTGCAGGTGGACCGCCGTACGCCGGGCATCCAGCGGCCGATGGGATTCGAGGAGCTGAAAGACAATCTCTTCGAGGTGCTTGCCGGCGGCGAATTCACGATGGGTTTCCCCGTCGTGCGCTACGATTCGGTCCGGAAGGGCTATTCGTTCGAAGCCCGGTTCGGCACGCGGCCCAACTTCAAGATCACCGTTGGCGGAAACATCTCCTCGACGGCCTTCAACCAAGCCTACATCGGCATCAACCACCACTGGATCGGCCGCGTGTCGCAGCAGTTGGGAGCCGACCTCTATCTGGGACCGATCTATACATGGGGTGCGGTCGGCGGCCGCACGGATTTCTACGCATGGAAACCGATCTTCCTCGACTACTCCTACAACTTTGCGGTCCGCAACTTCCGCCACGGCTATTTCGGCAACGTCACCAAAGTCCGCAATGCCGAGCAGGTCAAGAACAGCGAGAGTTTCTTCTCCACGGCCGCGGGCCTGCCGCTGACCCACCGCAGCGTCTTCACGCTGCGCGCCAACGCCGGACACGTCAACTACCGCTACGATTCGGACGTGCTGTTCGCCGACGACACCGACCATTCGCGCTTCTCGTTCTTCGGCCTGCGGGCCGGGATCGCCCGCAATACGCTCGACAAGTTCCTCTATCCCCGGCGGGGTTCGGACTTGCAGCTCTCGGCTATTTTCGTCACCGGACGCGACAAGTACCAGCCCTACGATTCGGGGCGTTTCATCTCGCGCGAAGGCCGCCAGTGGTTCGGAGGGCGTTTCACCTGGGACAAGTTTTTCGACGTGCCGGGCTGCAACTGGTTCTCGTTCGGCTTCAACGTCGATGCCGTCCTGACGAACCATCCGTCGTTCCTGACCGAGTCCGCCACGCTGATGTCGATGCCCGACTACGCCCCCGTGTCGCACATGCGGATGGTCTACATGCCCGACTACCGGGCCCGGCGCTTCGTGGCCGGCGGGCTGATGCCGACCTTCGATTTGATGCCCAATTTCTTCTTCCGCACGGGTTTCTACGCCATGTACCGGGACAAGCGCGACTTCAACCCGCTCGGGGAGCCCGACCGGCGCTGGCACTACGTCGCCGAGGCGTCGTTTGTCTACCACACCCCGATCGGCCCCGTGAGCCTCGCCCTGACGAAATACGAAGTGCAGAACTGGAAGAACATGTACCTGACCTTCAATTTCGGCTATGCGATCTTTGCTCCGAAGGGGACGTTTTATTGA